One segment of Xanthomonas oryzae pv. oryzae DNA contains the following:
- a CDS encoding NAD(P)H-dependent flavin oxidoreductase, translated as MTGFSNVDAFQQRFGLRLPILLSPMAGACPVPLSAAVADAGGMGAMGAVLSQPQDIVAWMAAFREAGAGPAQVNLWIPDPAPVRDAAAEARLRAFLSQWGPMVPETACDAMPVDFDAQFDALLAARPAVALSIMGVFQPEQVARLKGAGIAWFACATSLDEALVAQAAGADAVVAQGAEAGGHRGAFDAGRAAQQMTGLFALLPRLVDGLDIPVIAAGGIADARGIAAALTLGASAVQVGTGLLRTPEAALPSAWADALARPEPEHTQLTRAFSGRLGRALATAYVHAASAADAPPPAPYPVQRGLTAPMRQAAARDNRLDALQAWAGQSARMAPAQPAAHVVTQWWEQAQALLCR; from the coding sequence ATGACCGGATTCTCCAACGTCGATGCCTTCCAGCAGCGCTTCGGGCTGCGCTTACCGATCCTGCTCAGCCCCATGGCCGGCGCCTGCCCGGTGCCGTTGTCGGCGGCGGTCGCCGACGCCGGTGGCATGGGCGCGATGGGTGCGGTGTTGTCGCAGCCGCAGGACATCGTGGCGTGGATGGCGGCATTCCGTGAGGCCGGCGCAGGGCCGGCGCAAGTGAATCTGTGGATTCCCGACCCGGCGCCCGTGCGCGATGCGGCTGCCGAAGCGCGCCTGCGTGCCTTTCTTTCGCAGTGGGGACCAATGGTGCCGGAGACGGCGTGCGATGCGATGCCGGTCGATTTTGATGCGCAATTCGATGCCTTGCTCGCAGCGCGGCCTGCGGTCGCCTTATCGATCATGGGCGTATTCCAGCCCGAGCAGGTGGCACGCCTCAAGGGGGCCGGCATCGCCTGGTTTGCGTGCGCCACCAGCTTGGACGAAGCGCTGGTGGCGCAGGCGGCAGGCGCCGATGCGGTGGTTGCGCAAGGGGCCGAAGCCGGCGGCCATCGCGGCGCGTTCGACGCCGGCCGCGCCGCGCAGCAGATGACAGGGCTGTTCGCGCTGCTGCCGCGTCTGGTCGATGGTCTGGATATTCCGGTGATCGCCGCCGGTGGTATCGCCGATGCACGCGGCATCGCCGCAGCGCTGACGCTGGGCGCAAGCGCTGTGCAGGTCGGCACGGGGTTGTTGCGCACGCCCGAAGCCGCGCTGCCGAGCGCCTGGGCCGATGCACTGGCCCGGCCCGAGCCGGAGCACACCCAGCTAACCCGCGCATTCTCGGGCCGGTTGGGGCGCGCGCTGGCCACAGCGTATGTGCATGCAGCAAGCGCTGCAGACGCACCGCCACCCGCGCCGTATCCGGTGCAGCGTGGGCTCACCGCACCAATGCGTCAGGCGGCGGCGCGCGACAACCGTCTGGATGCCCTGCAGGCCTGGGCCGGCCAGTCCGCCAGGATGGCGCCTGCGCAGCCGGCCGCGCACGTCGTGACGCAGTGGTGGGAACAGGCGCAGGCGCTGCTGTGCCGTTGA